aacacataaaaGAGGGTCCACATGAGCGAATtctgacttttttattttttatttgacccttaacaaagttttaaaaatgtaaccTACCCGATGTCATATAAAAACACCCAAAGTGTTCTACTTTGTGGACTCCTGGATTTTAGAGGCCCTGTTAGGCCCATGACTTTGTGATTTGGTTATGGCTATAAttgtatttgcaaaacaaaaactgtaGTCCTATTTGAGAGAATATGTGTTTAACTTCGAGAAGTTATTCTGTGTCTATTATATCAATATTTGTCTGccctttaaacaaaaacataataccCCTCAAGCTACTTATTGTTCTTTATATATTctgaaaaatattcattaagcTCTGACACCCATTCGGCTATTCAATTggactttttgtttatttcttaatttgtaTGTATCTGAGAGCTgaataattgatttttagttAACAATGACAGGGCTTTGGAGATTTCTTGGCAATGCGAAGAAACTGTTCTTAgatatctaaaatattttgaataaaaaattacatatttaataagTCCAGGAGCTTGTATAATTTTTGCACATTATTGGTTGTTAGTCAACTACAGTCGAAGGgactctttttataccctacaccactttagtggggagggctgatgtttgcaacatacaaaaatattcgtcctatatccaccttaaagtataccaatcggctaagaatagttttctgagtcgattaagctatgtccgtccgtctggcggGCTGTACATGTAAGCCTTTTGTGCAAGgttcaggtcgcaattttcaagataattggatgaaatttggcacacaagcctattgaaaatggataagatcggtcgcctagcccccatacaaccgtacccccgaatagggcctttgggctcataattaagttaaatgttctattatgttaataaaagtcggcataacttagttttatagaacaccGATTTTTGTAACGATCAatcctcatttgaccctagcccccaaacaaactcccttcagaaaatgacttgaaggtcaaaattcacctaCATATAACActtgtaaattttacataaataactttgaaatatACGTGagttcctctaccaacatttatatggataggcccatattttcccctagtctcctttgagccctcttgtaaaaaatctccttttttgccaaaaataagtaaaaatttttcggAATAATGTTAAAAAGCAAATCAAacgctttttttaataatcctcattttcaacatactgactggtgtagggtatcatatggatgactatgcccgactatacattcataattgTTTTGAAGCGGTCTTgtgcacatatgtatgtacgtttaagaactttttacaataatatttctaaGCTCACCTCCAAATATTAAATAGtgataaattttttatctgTTTGAAGCTCTAAGctgtttgtagttgttgttatactCCTCTTCTATTCTAgaatactttttgatattttataactaaaccccgataataacaataacactcACGTATTTAAGTATATGTATGCTTAAAATCAATTAACCTAAATTGTTTTTTACCAACTCTTTTACAGGTGGATTTATTGGTCACATACAACAGAAACCAACAAAAGTCGACAGGCAAAgtctgcaaaaatataaaaatgaaaaattatcaaCGACTTCATCTTCATTAGAACACAAATCAAAAGAATCTACGGAAATGAGTTCAGAACAGAAGCtacaaagaaaactaaaaaaacaaggTCGACAAAAAATACGTCCAATTAGCAGTACAACAGAACAAACCTTCATTGAGCGAAATCCAAATAGAGaagaagcaacaacaacaacaacagcaatgacgcaaaaagaaaatattcaatacCAACCAACAGTTGTCATTAAAGTCAATTCAACGGATCCGAAATTAATGGAGGTggtaaaacaaattaatgaatCTATTGAAATCAAATACAATCATAAACAAACCTCAACACATTCCATTGACATGATGACAACAACAAGTGTTAATAATAATGATCGTAAAGATGATCATATTGATGATAGTAATGAAGAATTGGGTGTTTTAAAAACGCAATTCGCTACAAAATCAACTGAGTTTATGAGCACCGAGCCACAATTCAATTATGAAGACGATACTGATGATGTAgcggaaattttagaaaatattagtgCTACACGTAGGAGTTGGCCAACAGATTTTATGGATGAATCTTTAGATACAACGGAGACCACTAATCAACAAACTAATCAAACAAATGAGATGAACTATTCAGCGATTGATGGTAATGAGTCCGATCCCTCGGAAATACCTTTTTCATTGAGTGCTTTAAACATACCACCATCGTTGTGGCCCAAATTACCCGGTAATATTACTAAATTGGGAAAACCCTACCAGACGCAAAGTTCAGCCGAGGAACCAGCACTCTGTGTACCCATCACGGTGCGAGAACAAAATATGATCAATTCAAAGGAACTGGTTTACATCGAAAGAGTATTCTGTTTTCCTATGCCTCCTTCAACTACTACATCTGAAAATAGTTCAATCACTGGTAGCACGACTACCTTAAGATCCGCCACTAAGGCAAAAGTTCAGAATTATAATGATTTTATTGATTCAACTTTAAGAGTGACAAATATATCGAATAGTAATTTTAAGAGTCAACTGTATTtagtaacatttattttaactatttattttaaatttattgtttaacaataacaaaaatctttgtacaaaatttattaattatgtattgcgtggttttttatttatttgaaaattcaaactcaggttaaatatttctgaaataaagaaatttattaaaaatttattatttattaatgtatttagttattttgtttttattgtgcgATATTTTAAGAGAATGAGCGGTTTAGTAAAGTTAGGCTTGTCCTACCATATGATACCAACACAGTTTTGGAATTTCGAACAGAACTTCATTCAAtcatttttatagtattttttaatttaatgtatgaaaaaatttgttaaaaaactaatttttgtgaaaatactttttatggGATCGAGTGGATGAGTTCATATTCAAAGGAAACTTGTCCATGTCAAATAAAGACTTTTccaattaatttcattaattttat
The window above is part of the Lucilia cuprina isolate Lc7/37 chromosome 6, ASM2204524v1, whole genome shotgun sequence genome. Proteins encoded here:
- the LOC124420957 gene encoding uncharacterized protein LOC124420957; the encoded protein is MSKQYCNFSVVIISYLNLINAASISLHPLISSTYKPSILLLPPGFESPKAPHQPMLYPYAVSSASLASRPTSRTLQASTTAGWIPLAAKDLPLIPTTPTLNSYSVPVLEDRISHDERQYSSPLNNDGPVFESIVYGTWKPDPPLQPVKILNDTKQQQKQHNGGSININASGLVVDGNVYNKTINRQHGGFIGHIQQKPTKVDRQSLQKYKNEKLSTTSSSLEHKSKESTEMSSEQKLQRKLKKQGRQKIRPISSTTEQTFIERNPNREEATTTTTAMTQKENIQYQPTVVIKVNSTDPKLMEVVKQINESIEIKYNHKQTSTHSIDMMTTTSVNNNDRKDDHIDDSNEELGVLKTQFATKSTEFMSTEPQFNYEDDTDDVAEILENISATRRSWPTDFMDESLDTTETTNQQTNQTNEMNYSAIDGNESDPSEIPFSLSALNIPPSLWPKLPGNITKLGKPYQTQSSAEEPALCVPITVREQNMINSKELVYIERVFCFPMPPSTTTSENSSITGSTTTLRSATKAKVQNYNDFIDSTLRVTNISNSNFKSQLYLVTFILTIYFKFIV